One genomic region from Rubinisphaera margarita encodes:
- a CDS encoding enoyl-ACP reductase FabI, with protein sequence MGLFSGKKGLVFGIANDHSIAWAITQQLQAEGAEMAFTHLPDKDPERPRMERRLRKLVDDFAKFIMPCDVQNDENLDAVFAKAKEEFGQVDFILHSIAYAPMDDLKGPVHAVSRDGFKLSMEISCYSLISLAHRGREILAPGGNLLSLTYLGGEKVIPGYNIMGVCKSALESTVEYLANELGPEGFRVNALSAGPLKTLSSSAVGEFDQMMKLYTAFSPLRRNVTPDEVGKAGMWLMSDQASGISGETLHVDGGYHIMGAPPHDVQIANQ encoded by the coding sequence ATGGGCCTGTTTTCGGGCAAAAAAGGGTTGGTTTTCGGAATCGCCAACGATCACAGCATTGCCTGGGCGATTACCCAGCAGCTGCAGGCCGAAGGAGCCGAGATGGCCTTCACGCACCTGCCCGACAAGGATCCGGAACGGCCCCGTATGGAGCGTCGTCTGCGAAAGCTCGTCGATGACTTCGCCAAGTTCATCATGCCCTGCGATGTCCAGAACGATGAAAATCTCGACGCTGTCTTCGCGAAGGCGAAGGAAGAATTCGGTCAGGTCGACTTCATTCTGCACTCGATCGCCTACGCTCCGATGGACGATCTCAAGGGCCCGGTTCACGCCGTGAGTCGCGATGGCTTCAAGCTCTCCATGGAAATCAGCTGCTACAGCCTGATCTCGCTGGCGCATCGTGGTCGCGAAATCCTGGCTCCCGGCGGCAACCTGCTCTCGTTGACCTACCTCGGCGGCGAGAAGGTCATTCCCGGGTACAACATCATGGGCGTCTGCAAGTCGGCTCTCGAAAGCACTGTGGAATATCTGGCCAACGAGCTCGGCCCGGAAGGATTCCGCGTCAACGCCCTGAGCGCCGGTCCGCTGAAGACGCTGAGCTCCTCGGCTGTCGGCGAGTTCGACCAGATGATGAAGCTCTACACGGCGTTCTCACCGCTGCGTCGCAATGTGACGCCGGACGAAGTCGGCAAAGCCGGGATGTGGCTGATGAGCGATCAGGCCAGCGGCATCAGCGGGGAAACCCTGCACGTCGACGGCGGCTACCACATCATGGGCGCTCCGCCGCACGATGTGCAGATCGCCAATCAGTAA
- a CDS encoding Dabb family protein, with product MLAHIVYFTLHDNSEAARTKLVDACHKYLKDHPGVEFFAAGTLGDEFSRPVNDKTYDVSLHVYFTDKAAHDAYQTIDDHLTFIAENKENWKQVRVFDSWVS from the coding sequence ATGCTGGCTCACATCGTCTATTTCACACTCCACGACAACTCCGAAGCTGCCCGGACCAAACTGGTCGATGCGTGCCACAAGTACCTGAAGGATCACCCGGGGGTCGAGTTCTTCGCAGCCGGCACTCTGGGTGATGAATTCAGCCGTCCGGTGAACGACAAAACTTACGACGTCTCCCTGCACGTCTACTTCACTGACAAAGCCGCGCACGACGCCTACCAGACAATTGACGATCATCTGACCTTTATTGCGGAAAATAAGGAAAACTGGAAGCAGGTTCGGGTGTTTGATTCCTGGGTCAGCTGA
- a CDS encoding fumarylacetoacetate hydrolase family protein — MKLAMLETGGELKPVAVELSGGESRYVDLCAVDDSLPCTIHEILEQGLVDRAERAAQTGVSQERFIDGALRAPIAKPSKIICIGLNYGDHARETKAEIPSEPVCFGKYPNTITGPDEPVRLPAVAKKVDYEAELVVVIGKSASNVSADEALNYVAGYMVGNDVSARDWQKGRPGGQWLLGKSPDTFAPIGPWIVTSEEVGDPHDLSISLKLNGEVMQDSSTKELIFNIGQIMAHLTQLMTLEPGDIIFTGTPSGVGMARNPQVFLKPGDVVEVTIEKLGTLRNPIID; from the coding sequence ATGAAACTGGCGATGCTGGAAACGGGTGGAGAACTGAAGCCGGTCGCGGTGGAACTGTCTGGCGGAGAATCTCGCTATGTCGATCTGTGTGCCGTCGATGACTCACTGCCGTGTACGATTCACGAGATCCTGGAACAGGGACTGGTCGACCGCGCCGAACGAGCCGCTCAGACCGGCGTGTCTCAGGAACGGTTCATCGACGGGGCCCTGCGGGCTCCGATCGCGAAGCCGAGCAAGATCATCTGCATCGGTCTCAACTACGGCGACCATGCCCGTGAAACCAAAGCCGAGATTCCGAGCGAGCCGGTCTGCTTCGGCAAGTACCCGAACACGATCACCGGCCCCGATGAACCGGTGCGTCTCCCAGCGGTCGCGAAGAAGGTCGACTACGAAGCCGAACTGGTCGTCGTGATTGGCAAGTCGGCCAGCAACGTCTCTGCCGATGAGGCTCTCAACTACGTCGCCGGTTACATGGTCGGCAACGATGTCTCGGCTCGCGACTGGCAGAAAGGCCGTCCCGGCGGTCAGTGGCTGCTCGGCAAGTCGCCCGATACCTTCGCTCCGATCGGTCCCTGGATTGTGACCAGCGAAGAAGTCGGCGACCCGCACGACCTGTCGATTTCGCTCAAGCTGAACGGCGAAGTGATGCAGGACAGCTCGACCAAAGAGCTGATCTTCAACATCGGCCAGATCATGGCTCACCTAACCCAGCTGATGACCCTGGAGCCGGGCGATATTATCTTCACCGGCACGCCGTCTGGTGTCGGCATGGCCCGCAACCCGCAGGTCTTCCTGAAG